The Roseibium salinum nucleotide sequence ACGACGGCATGTCTCTGAGCCAGCTTGAGCTCGCACCTCTCCTGGATCTTGGCAGCAGCACCGGCCAGACCCTGGCCTGCCTGTGCAGGAGCCTGTCCCAGGGCATGAGCGCAGATCGGTTTCTGGAAAGATCCCCAAAGGCCATGGCACTGCTGGTTGAAGCCGCCGTCCGGCTCATACTGGAACACACGCCCCATCGGCTAAACTGCTCGCCCCGCCCACAACACCTGTGCGCCGTGCCCCGACACGTCAAAAGGGCCATCGATTACATGCAGGCAAACATGCACACACCGATCACGCTTACGGAAATAGCCGCCGCGGCGGGGGTGAGTGCGCGCACATTGCAGATCGGCTTTAGGGAATTCCGCCAGACAACGCCCCTGCTCTACCTTCGCAAGATCCGGCTGCAGGCGGTGCGGGACGAGCTTTCCTCGCCGGAGAACAAACTTCCGGTGAACGAAGTCGCCCTCAAATGGGGATTCAACCACATGGGCCGTTTTGCGGCGCAATACAAGGCGGCCTACGGCGAAGCCCCATCGAATACAATAAAGACCCTGCAGTTTCACTGAAGCGTCACTCCGGAACCACATTGCTCGGCCTCCAATTCAAGCTCAACGGGTCTTCCACGCGGTTAAATCGCTTATCGTTTTTCAGCCCATCCTCGGGCAAATGACCAATCCTCCGGCAATTATTCAAAGTAGATAAGACGCCTGGCGGCGGAAGTGCTCTCAAATTCCAGTCTCCTAAACTTTTCGCATATCCGAATTGCGCCGCTTTATCCAGTTAGCGCATAAATTGTACTTGCACTGTACGGTATTAACCTTGCCGATTAGGGATATTCCTACATTAGTGTTTCAACCAAGGCGGGTCGAAACAGGATCGTCCAATCGGGAGAAAACCGTTGAAGTCAGTATGGAATGCCGGAAGGGCCCGCCGACCAGTGCAGGGCCTTCTTCGTAAAGAACCGTCCCGCAACAAGTGCTGCATCATCGCTTAGGACCATGAAACCTTTCAGGGAAGGACTGGAGACCGAGAGGCGCCGTCAGCACCCTGCCGGAAGCGCTCTGTATTGCGGGCTCCGTCCGGCAGCCGACGGCACTCACAGGCAGAAGTGCCCACTTCTGAGCCGTCCCGACGCCATTTGTCCTCTGTCCCGGGAACATCCCCTGAAGTGTAGGAGGGCAACCGGGATTCCGGACAATCCCCGGCGCTCCGTCGAAGCCTATATCTCGTCAATCGGCCGTCACAGCAGGAACGTCGCGGTCGCAATGTGCGTGCTCATCGCCGCTACCTATTTTACCGTCAGCGCGGCCCTGGAACGCCACTTTCTGCAACAGAGCATCAGCTTCCAGACGAGCAATCAGTATATTCGCTTTCAGCAACTGGCCAACCAGACCCGCGCGCTGATGCGCGCTTCCGCCGATCCCAACCTGAACGAATATATTATCGAGCCGATCGTGGCGGACATTCGTGAAGCCATTGACGACGTCAGGGCCTCCGGCGTCCGGATCGACAGCGTCTATGCGCAGATGGATGGAAATCTTCTGGCGCTGGTTGGTCCGGGAAACAAGCAGGAACGGGAGCTACGCACCAGGCTGAACGAAATGCTGAACGCGTTTTTGAAACGTGCCGAACGCGTTGTCGGTGCAACCACGAAAGAACGCCGCCAGCGCTATTCCTTCTGGGGGGCGATAGACTTCGCCGTGTCGTCGGACAGCATGCTGACCGGGCTGTTCAAGGACCTCATCGAAAGCACGAACACACGCAGCCATGTCAGCATCGACAACGCAAAACTGATCATCACCATCCTTCTGGCGTTGATCACGCTGCTCTTCGTGCTCGCCGACCTGCTGATCTTCAACCCGTTGCTGCGCAAGCTTCGCGGTGAGCATAAACGCACGAAGGAATACGAAGACCAGCTCGCAAAGCTCGCTCACACCGACACGCTGACCGGGCTCGGCAACCGATCCTTCTTCAACCTGTGCGTCGCCGAAATGCTCAACAGAACGGATCAGCACGGCACCGAGTTTGCAATTCTTCTGGTGGATCTGGACCACTTCAAGAGCATCAACGACAGCAATGGTCACCCGGCCGGCGACTACATTCTGCGTCACGTTGCAGGTGCACTGAAGACAAGTTTCCGCAGCGGCGACGTGGTCACCCGCCTTGGCGGTGACGAGTTTGCCGTGCTGCTTCCCGGCCTTGGCGACGCAAGCACGCTGACGGCGCTGGCGGGACGTGCCGCCGATGCTATCTCAAGGCCGGTGGTTTTCGAGAACCGCCCCTTGCAACTGACGGCAAGTATCGGCGGCGCCATTGCGCCGACCCATGGTTCAGACGAAGCAGAACTCATCAGGGTGGCGGATCATGCGCTCTACACCGCCAAGAAGCAGCGCAATTCCGCGGTCGTCTTCGATGAGCCCTCCCTGGCTCTTCATCTCGAGCAGGACAAGCTGACGGCCGGCCTGGCCATTGCGGCAGACCGCGATGAATTCATCGTCCATTACCAGCCGAAGATAGACCTGCGAACGCAGCAACATCTGGGTTTCGAAGCGCTGGTGCGCTGGCGCCACCCGGAACTGGGCCTGCTTATGCCCGGACGTTTCCTGCCCCTCATGAATGACTCGCGCCAGTTCCTGGATATGACCCGGGCCGTTGTCCAGATCGCAGCGCGGGATCTGAGAATATGGAAGGACGCCGGTCTGTCGCCCGGGTCGATGGCGATCAATCTGTCGGAGACATCCCTTGCCGGGCCAAGCGGATACGAACTGCTTGGCGAGGCAATCGAGGAGAACAACCTCGATTGGCGGGATTTCGTCATAGAAGTCACCGAAGACGTTTTCCTGAACCGGCAGGCAGAACAGATACACGCCTCGGCCACCAGGTTCCGGGAAGCCGGGGCACGCATATCCCTTGACGATTTCGGAACCGGTTTCGCGTCCCTCGTGCACCTGCGGGACTTTCCCTTTGACGAGCTGAAAATCGACCGGAGCTTCGTCCTCAATCTCGGCATCGACACCCGATGCGAACAGATCATTCGCGCGGTCATAGATCTGTCGCGGAACCTGGGCAAGCGATGTGTCGCCGAGGGGATCGAAACCGACGAGCAGCGCCGGTTCCTCCTGAGCATCGGTTGTGACGCCGGCCAGGGCTACCTCATCTCCAAACCGCAACCCGCCACCCAGGCGCGGGCCTATCTGACGGGCCGCGCATGTAATGGCGGGAGACTGCATTTCAGCCAGGCGGAAAACGAAGAAACCGCACCGATCCTACTGACCAGCTAAGCAATCCTGCCTGCATTGAGGCGTGCGAATGCAGGCTGATCTGGCCGAACACGATCAAATCTCCAGAAAAAGAAGAGGGAACAACATGATAAACAGCAGGCAGGTTCTTTTGATTGTCTGTCTCGCGCTGACCGGAACGGCGCAGGTTCGAGAGGCCCTGGCAGAGCAACCACACACGGTCGACGTCGTCCACTTCTGGATTTCAAAGAGCGAAACACAGGCACTTGACGTGTTCCGGCAGGCCTGGGCCGAGAATGGAAACCGCTGGATCGATCTGCCTGCCAAGAACAAGGTGGAAGTGCAGCGCGCCGTCAGTGAACGGGTTGCCAACGGATACGCTCCGGCCGTCATGCAGTGGAACGCCAACGAAGGCTCGCGCGAGCTGCCGGAAATGGGGATCGTTCGCGACATCGACAGCGTTGCTCGGGAGGACAACTGGCGCGACATCCTGCCGGCTGCCGTCCTCGACCGCATCACCTATCATGACAAGGTGTATTTCGCGCCGACCAATATCCACGCCGAGAACTGGCTCTGGACAAGCCAGACCGTCTTCGACGAACTCGGCCTCAAGCTCCCTGAAACGTGGCAGGACATCTTCGATGCGGCGGAAAAACTTCAGGCTGCCGGCACCCTGCCCATCGCTCTGGGCGGAGGTCCCTGGGAAGTCTCGCTTATTTTCAACGGCATTGTCTATGAAAGGCTGGGGGCAGAAGGCTATGCGCGCGCCATCTCAGGCAATGCCGAGGCGGTAAACGATCCGCGTTTCCTGGAAGCCCTGCAGACGCTGCGCAGGCTCTCCCTGTATGCGGAACCTTTCGACGCAAGGCGGGAAAAGAGCTGGGCGGATGCAACGGCGACCGTCGGCCGGGGCGCGGCCGGAATGCAGTTCATGGGAGACTGGGCAAAGGGGGAACTCATCGCCCGCGGCTATGAAATCGGCAAGGACTTCGAGTGCAGCTTCGTGCCCGGAACGGAAATCGCCTATTTCATGGTGATAGATGCTTTCGCCTTTCCGGTTATTCCCCGGGAAGGATCGGACGAAGCGCAGCTTGCATTCGCGCGAATGGTCCTCGATCGCGACAACCAGGTAAAGTTCAGCCGTATCAAGGGCTCGTTGCCCGTCCGCCTGGATGTGGACATGGACAAGCTCGACCGCTGCGGCAAGCTCGGCGTGCAAATGCTCCAGGAAGAGAACAGGGAAATCAGCGCGCAGTCCATGGCCATGCCCTCACAAATGTCCGAAGGCTGGATCGGCGTACTCTCCGATTTCTTCAACAACCGGGAAATCACTCCGGAAGAAGCGCAACGCCGGCTCTACGACGTGATCGCTCAAGGCTGACCGGGAGCAGCCCAGACGTTCGCGTTCGGGCTCTCAGGCCTTGTCCTGAAGGACCCTAAAACGTCCGGGTATTTCCTCTTGCGGAGAGCTGCCGGATTGCTCGCAGGTATTTTTGAGGTGCGCACCTCTTTTTTGGCGTCATCTGCCGCCGGATTTAGGAAATTATGTTGTCGACATCACAATTTGAAGACCCGCTCTTCAGGCAACCGGGAACCGCCGGAACCGACTTTGAGGACATGCTCGCGGCCATCATGCCGGGTTTTCCGCAGTTCCGGGCCGAACGGAGGGAGCAAGAGGGCGCGTTCAAATGGAAGGCCGAATTGGCAGTGAATGACTCGGTCACGCTGCTGCGCGCACGCTACAACGCACCTTGGGTCTACACGCCGCAGACAGACCATGAAATGCTGGGTCTGCGCTTTTGCACGACCGGAGCCTCAGAGACCTCCATCAGGGGTGAGGAGATTATCCACGTCCCCGGCACGGCGATCGTCACGTCATCCGCGGAAGTGGGACGAACCACGGTCCGTACCGACACGCGGATGAACCTGGCCACGTCCGCCACATTCATTTTCAACGCTGCGCTGGTGAACACCTGTCTCTACGACATGTTCGAGCTCACCACGCTTGGTCAGCTCGGGATCAGGCCGCTCATCGATCTGAGCACGCCGATCGGACGGACCCTGATTACCGTATGCAGATCCATGGCGCAGGGATTGGCGGCCGAACGCGTCCTGCAGCACTCGCCGAAGGCCATGACGCTCATGGCGGAGGCTGTCGTAAGGCTTGTTCTGGAGCACGGCCAGCACCGCTTCAGCGGAGATTTGCGCAAGCGTCTCATTCACGTCGTGCCGCGGCATGTCAAGAAGGCCATCGATTTCATGCATGAGAACATGCACCGGCCCATCAGGCTGGCGGATATCGCTTCCGCGGCCGGCGTAAGCGCCCGCACGTTGCAGATCGGATTCAAGCAATTCCGCGAAACGACACCGTTGATCTACCTCCAGCAGATCAGGCTGCAAGCGGTCCACCGGGAACTGTCATCGGCGGAAAACACCCTCTCCATCAGGGACGTTGCGCTCAAATGGGGATTCAGCCACATGGGCCGCTTTTCCGCGCAGTACAAAGCAGCCTTCGGCGCCTCGCCCTCCACCACCGTCAATCGGGGATAGGGCATTATGCGGGAGGAAAGAGGCGCGGATAGCGGCCTCCTCCCCTCCTGTTATTTCACCACGGTCATCGCCACCGGGGCGGGTTGCTCGTCTTCATCCGTTTCACCGGCGACATCCTGGTCTGCCAATGACTTCACCAGGTCCGTGATCCGGCGACGGACCCTGCCGTCGCTTATGCTCAGGAACGTGCGCACGAATCTCAGACCATCTGCAGAGGAAAGAAACTCGGCCATCTGCTCTGTCTCGGCCTCGCGAAACTGTGCAGTTCCATTGCTCGACGGTCTGCCAGGCATATCGTCAAAGAAAAATGTGATGGGCGCACCGAGAACATCCGCAATTTCCTGCAGCCGGCTGGCACCCACGCGATTGACGCCCCGCTCGTATTTCTGGATCTGCTGAAACGACACCCCAAGTTCCTCGGCGAGCTTGACCTGGCTGATATCCATCAATACCCGGCGCAACCGAATGCGCGACCCGACGTGAGCGTCCACCGTATTAGGTTTTCTTTTGCTGTTTGCTGTCAACTTCTTTCGCCTTCTTTAGTCGAAGCTTTCTTCGCGCATCTTTGCGCAAAGAAATCCGTTCTGGTTTTTGTTTACGCGGCTCAACTCAGAAACTTCAGTTACAGACTCGCTTCCTTTGGAAGTCGTGGGGCCGGCTAGTTCAGCAGGCGGGTCTTGCCGGAGCCGGGTGTAGAGCCCGCGGCGCTGTTGGTGAGGGAAATCCAGCCGTCAAGGCTCAGCTTGTTGATCACCAGGATCATGTCGTTGCCGGTTATCTTGCCGCTGCCATTGAGATGCAGGTTCCGGCTCGGCAAATGGACGATGCCCGCAAGGTTCAGCTCGCCGTCCAGAATGAAGGAACTGCTTTTGGAAATGTCGGGCGCTTCGTAGTACAGAATGCCCGCATAGGGGCCCGTTTCGGGCGCGCTGAGCGTGGCTTTCGAGCTGCCCTGCACGGTGCGCACAGCGGACTCCGCATCTGCGAGATAAATCGTAATCCCTGTCCCGGTTATTTTCTGATCATCGAACCGCAACTGGGAACCGCCTGAAAAGACGTAAACGCCGGCACCCATTTCCACCGTTTGGACAGATCCGTTGAACTGGAAATTGGCGCCCTTGAAGACATAATTACCGGCGCCGAAAACGACATGCTTACCGCTGAAGGTCAGGCCGCTCTTGAAGACGTAGTCGCCCGGCTCGAACGTGACGGTTTGAACGTGCCCGTTGATGTTGGGGTAGTAGCAGTAGGTCCCCGGCTTGAACACCATATCCGTGGCGTTCTCGTCGGGCATGGCCGACCAGGGAACGCAGCTTTCTTCTGCCACAAGCTCGTCAGACAGCGCCGGCAGAGTTCCAGCGATCGGATCGTCCTCCACATCGCAGTGGCCCTCGAACTCATCCGGCCACGGACGTGCGTTGCCGCCGAGCGATCCGGCGACGCAAAGACGCTTCGTGTCTATATGACGGGAATCGATCCAGGTTGCGGAAGAGGTCTTCGAATGGACGTGCATTTCACAGTCCGGCATGTCGATCTTGCCGCTGCCGTTCGCCTTGAAGCCTTCGCTCTCCAGCTGGTTCACGGCGTAAATGCACACCACGGCGGAGGTTTCCGCCCCGGCAGCCGCCGACACCGTTACCGGAATTGCCTCGATACCCAGCAGGTGCACGAACCAGGCGCCCACCGCCGCCGAAGCGACTCCGGTCACCTCATCGTTCCCCACTGTGAATTCCACAGAGGGTTTCAAGCCTTCATGGCCGGCGACGTTAGAGGCAAAATACTGCTCCGCGACTGCAATCTGGTCCTCGGTGGCCGCCGCTCCGGCAAGCACCGCTGCATCGAGTGCATTTTGCAAGACATGTCTTGTCCTGACGGCATTGGTGTAATCGACGCCGGCTCCTCCAGCGACGATCAGCACCAAGAGCGTGATTGCGAACAATGGCAAGACGCTCCCTTCAGTCGACGACCGAAACGAGCGAAACCGGCTGATGACCTGATCTGCGTGGGATTTCCGTTTGCCGGAGCCTGAATCGTCCATGCGAGTAATCACAATGCTCTCACTTGATGATACCAAATTTATCTGTATCATCACCTAAGCTGCATTGAGTATAAGTGGTAGTTAACTCGCACTGGGTAAGTCTAGTTTCATTCGTTATCCGGATAGTGAATACGTAAGGTGGATAAAGCGGTAGATTTCACTCAAGAATGAGTGTGCATAGATTTACGGATACTCAATGCAACGAATTCAACGTCGCGCCGAGTCGCGCGCGTTTGAATTCACAGGGTTTCTGGAAGCTGGCCGGACATGACGGTGGACAATCAGAGTGGCGCGGTCGTCGCTCGAGGATTGCCAACACCGATACTCATTGGCTATGACCTGTCAGATGAACCGCATCGTGATCTGCCGGACGTGCAAGAATGGCCCGTCCGGCGCCGAAAGCAGAGTTGCAGACCTGGCGCAGGCCTTGCGCGACAATCACCTTGACCACGCGTTTTCCATTGAAACGGCGGACTGCATGGGTGCGTGCGAGCAACCGATCTCGCTCGCCCTGCAGGGAGAAGGCCGGGCTACCTATCTGTTTGCGGGACTGTCCATTCCCGACGACATTGAGGATATCGTGGCGACCGGCCGTACATATCTCGATGCGGAAAACGGCTGGATCGAAGATGCCCGCCCCTGCGGGCGTCTCAGGTTCTGCCTGCGCGCCCGCGTACCCGCGCTGATGGCCGCCAAACCCGATGTTACCGGGGATCGACGGTAACGCTGGCCCTGAGCGGCTTGCCGGCCACCGCCAGCGTCCGGTGATCGTTGCTGTTCAGGATCACTTCCACCACGGCCTCTCCTTCGGGAAGCGACGGCAGGTGAAGCCACGAGCCGTATTGCCGGGCAATCTTCTCGCCATTCACATAAACATGCGCGTGGCCCTCGCCCGCCACATGGGCCGTACTGGCGTGTTCGGGGGCAAAGCGGAAGTTTCCGGTTTCGATGTGGAGGTTCCAGCCGCTTGAGGGATCCGGCGTGAGGGATATGTCCAGCGTGGGCGCGCCTGGTCCTTCAGCGACGGACAAGAGTTCTTCATGATCGTGCCCGGCATGGCCGGTGTTCTGTCCTGCTACAGCATTCGCCGAAATCGCTGGCGAATGATGAGCCGCGGGATCGCCGTGATCATGTCCGTCAAGGGTAATGCCGTTGCCGGCCGCAACGACAAAACCGATGCCGCCGCCAAAGATCAGTCCGATCGCAAAGAGCGCGAGGGAACGTTCCATAGAAGTACCAAATCTGCAGGTATCAAGAAAAACAGGCGGAACAGGATGCTCCGCCCGCTTGACCGTTCTGTCCCGGTCGTAGCCGTATCAGGCGGGTTGAACCGCTCCGATCCGGCCGCCCTCGCGTTGCCAGAAAAACCCGGCAAAACATCCCAGCAGCATCCAGGCCGCCATGCCGACGCCGAAGGCACGGCTGGCAAAGAGAGCGCCGATCTCGGTCGGCACCGGGCCGCTGAATGCATCCGGCTCAGGTGCCCCGATGACATGCGGCGCCAGCAGCAGCACCGCGGCTGCGCCCCATGCCAGCCAGTTTCTGCCGAAGGCGAGTAACCAGAGGCCTGCGCCGGCCGCCACGACCGTCGCCCACCACCAGATCTGCCGGGCGCCGACATCGGCGGCCGCAACGCCCGGCACTTCGGGTGCCAGCGTAAAGCCCGGTGCGAAGTGGAAGGTCACGAAACCCGCAAGACCCCAGATCAAGCCGTTGCGCGCGGTGATTTTCGCTCCGCGCATTTCCGCAATCGCCATGCCGACCAGCAGGATGAAGGCATATCCGGTGTAGGTGAGCATCGCGAAAACGACGCTGAGGCCGTCACGCATCAGGTCGAAACCACCGACATCCTGGTGAGCGCTGACCGCTGCGGTACCGAAATGAACCAGTTCGCCGGTTTCATAAAGCTCGGCGTGGAGCAGGACCGGCTGCACGAAGTAAAGCTGCAGCAGGGCCGCAATAAGCCCTGCTGCAGCGCCAGCGAACAAGCCGCTGATCAATAAACGGGAAAACATCTCAGTGGCACGGGAATCCGGTCGCGTGACGCACGTCATGCGCTGCGTCATGCAGGCCTTGCGCTTGCACGTGTCCGGTGATCGTGATGATTGCGAAGCCCAGGACGGCCGCAAAAGCAAGCGGCAGAATGCTGGAAAGCGAAAGTGATGCAGTGTTGGTTTGTGTCGTCATATTGTCCTCTTGCCGTCACACCCGACAGCCGGTTTTAAGCAATGCCTGGCAGGTCTCCTGGCTCGCGGGTCTCAGCACATCGCCTGTCCTTCCCTGCAACATCTGCAAGTGGTTTATCCGGCGTGCGCTCTCCGCATACAGTCGCGGGGGCGGCTTCGGCTCCGAGCGCCCTGCTTGGGTCCGCCCTGTCCGAATTCCCTCTTCGTTTCCCGGCACTTTGTACCGATTGGAAAACCAAGCATCGCTATAATGTCCTAATTCCGCACCGAACGAAAGCCCCCACCGGCGGAAATCATCCCGCCGCCAGGCCAAACAGCGATCGTGCCAGGGCGAGTTTGCCCTCAGCGGCACGGTCGCAGCAAGCGCGGAAGTACCCACCCGGCGAGCTGATCCTTTCGGGATCCCGCAGCGCCTTTTCGGCAACGACCGCAAGGATCGCCGCGGCCGCCTGCCGTCCCAGCCGTCCGCATGCCTCGGAATAGGCGCTCTGGCTGAGGCCGATCCCCAGCCTTATCACCTCGGCGGCAGACAGCAGCTCCGCCCAGCTTTTGAGTGACAGACCGAAATCGCTCTGGACGGTCGTACACGCGCTTTCCAGCAGAGATATCGAAACGGCGTCCAGCGCCGCGGACCGGGTGAAATCCGCCTCTCTCTGACCTTTCCGCCCGGTATTGCGGCTGATTTTGCCACACTGCCCCGCCGCTTGCTCCCTTTCAGGAGCTATTTCGGCGCCGTAGGCGTCGTCAGGTTGAGTATTGATTTCATCCGCGTGAGCGGATGTCCGATTATTTAGGCAAGAGTCTTGAGAGTTTGTATTAAATAATTGGGTGACATTCGTGTCATGCTCGCCTGTCGTATATTGATAATTATCCACATTATGGGCCTGTTTCTGGCCTTCGGTCAGCGCCTCGATCAACAGGTCATAAAGATCCTGTAGGAGCACCATCTTCTCCTGGGCTCCTTTTCCGCACGCCATGATGGACATCATCCGGTCGTGGAAGTCGGAGAGGTCCAGATCCGTGGTTGCCTCGATGATATCGATGATGGCCCTGGAGAGCTTCGTCACGGCCCGCCTGGCTTCGCGCTCCGCGTTGAGCTCCGCCTGCCACTCATCGGCAAGCCGCTTGATCTCGCGGTAGCGGACACGTGCCGGCGTGAAATCCAGGCCGTAGGCGTAGGTAATGTCGCCCGTGTCGTTGCGGTGGACCCAGCGGCGGCCGGTAGAACTGTCGCGATAGGCCAGGATGCGGGCCTCGACGAGCTGTTTGATGGCGCGAATGACGGTCCGTTCGCTGCGGCCGACATAAGATGCCAGTTTTTCGTTGCTGATGGCGACGACAGGACGGTTCGTGCCTTTCCAGTCCTCAGGCTTCGACAATCCCAAAAGGATATCGAGAACATGATAGGCGG carries:
- a CDS encoding putative bifunctional diguanylate cyclase/phosphodiesterase, with the translated sequence MCVLIAATYFTVSAALERHFLQQSISFQTSNQYIRFQQLANQTRALMRASADPNLNEYIIEPIVADIREAIDDVRASGVRIDSVYAQMDGNLLALVGPGNKQERELRTRLNEMLNAFLKRAERVVGATTKERRQRYSFWGAIDFAVSSDSMLTGLFKDLIESTNTRSHVSIDNAKLIITILLALITLLFVLADLLIFNPLLRKLRGEHKRTKEYEDQLAKLAHTDTLTGLGNRSFFNLCVAEMLNRTDQHGTEFAILLVDLDHFKSINDSNGHPAGDYILRHVAGALKTSFRSGDVVTRLGGDEFAVLLPGLGDASTLTALAGRAADAISRPVVFENRPLQLTASIGGAIAPTHGSDEAELIRVADHALYTAKKQRNSAVVFDEPSLALHLEQDKLTAGLAIAADRDEFIVHYQPKIDLRTQQHLGFEALVRWRHPELGLLMPGRFLPLMNDSRQFLDMTRAVVQIAARDLRIWKDAGLSPGSMAINLSETSLAGPSGYELLGEAIEENNLDWRDFVIEVTEDVFLNRQAEQIHASATRFREAGARISLDDFGTGFASLVHLRDFPFDELKIDRSFVLNLGIDTRCEQIIRAVIDLSRNLGKRCVAEGIETDEQRRFLLSIGCDAGQGYLISKPQPATQARAYLTGRACNGGRLHFSQAENEETAPILLTS
- the repC gene encoding plasmid replication protein RepC; its protein translation is MDFRRIPPVGPPEIYSAAPCSGRRTEVFMPTVSNVSSFRKVTPGMLASQRLAMSNDIPDHGKSEVAIALKRAAQPMGLTSTAYHVLDILLGLSKPEDWKGTNRPVVAISNEKLASYVGRSERTVIRAIKQLVEARILAYRDSSTGRRWVHRNDTGDITYAYGLDFTPARVRYREIKRLADEWQAELNAEREARRAVTKLSRAIIDIIEATTDLDLSDFHDRMMSIMACGKGAQEKMVLLQDLYDLLIEALTEGQKQAHNVDNYQYTTGEHDTNVTQLFNTNSQDSCLNNRTSAHADEINTQPDDAYGAEIAPEREQAAGQCGKISRNTGRKGQREADFTRSAALDAVSISLLESACTTVQSDFGLSLKSWAELLSAAEVIRLGIGLSQSAYSEACGRLGRQAAAAILAVVAEKALRDPERISSPGGYFRACCDRAAEGKLALARSLFGLAAG
- a CDS encoding helix-turn-helix domain-containing protein, which translates into the protein MTANSKRKPNTVDAHVGSRIRLRRVLMDISQVKLAEELGVSFQQIQKYERGVNRVGASRLQEIADVLGAPITFFFDDMPGRPSSNGTAQFREAETEQMAEFLSSADGLRFVRTFLSISDGRVRRRITDLVKSLADQDVAGETDEDEQPAPVAMTVVK
- a CDS encoding helix-turn-helix transcriptional regulator — protein: MSTSQFEDPLFRQPGTAGTDFEDMLAAIMPGFPQFRAERREQEGAFKWKAELAVNDSVTLLRARYNAPWVYTPQTDHEMLGLRFCTTGASETSIRGEEIIHVPGTAIVTSSAEVGRTTVRTDTRMNLATSATFIFNAALVNTCLYDMFELTTLGQLGIRPLIDLSTPIGRTLITVCRSMAQGLAAERVLQHSPKAMTLMAEAVVRLVLEHGQHRFSGDLRKRLIHVVPRHVKKAIDFMHENMHRPIRLADIASAAGVSARTLQIGFKQFRETTPLIYLQQIRLQAVHRELSSAENTLSIRDVALKWGFSHMGRFSAQYKAAFGASPSTTVNRG
- a CDS encoding ABC transporter substrate-binding protein; translation: MINSRQVLLIVCLALTGTAQVREALAEQPHTVDVVHFWISKSETQALDVFRQAWAENGNRWIDLPAKNKVEVQRAVSERVANGYAPAVMQWNANEGSRELPEMGIVRDIDSVAREDNWRDILPAAVLDRITYHDKVYFAPTNIHAENWLWTSQTVFDELGLKLPETWQDIFDAAEKLQAAGTLPIALGGGPWEVSLIFNGIVYERLGAEGYARAISGNAEAVNDPRFLEALQTLRRLSLYAEPFDARREKSWADATATVGRGAAGMQFMGDWAKGELIARGYEIGKDFECSFVPGTEIAYFMVIDAFAFPVIPREGSDEAQLAFARMVLDRDNQVKFSRIKGSLPVRLDVDMDKLDRCGKLGVQMLQEENREISAQSMAMPSQMSEGWIGVLSDFFNNREITPEEAQRRLYDVIAQG
- a CDS encoding AraC family transcriptional regulator; amino-acid sequence: MVQRSMQQLQRVLGNNDNKKDIDLPDPADETSALVFESATAAGSCFDEMLGHIRPTFRDFLVEGPAKRGPFKWNMGLLQGSGVSILHASYGASFTYTPQKPDESLILRFCGEGAAKTRIRKAEVTNVPGTAVVTSWCDMGRTAVMAGPEAESCASSAFLVFDPSVVRGCMQDLYDGMSLSQLELAPLLDLGSSTGQTLACLCRSLSQGMSADRFLERSPKAMALLVEAAVRLILEHTPHRLNCSPRPQHLCAVPRHVKRAIDYMQANMHTPITLTEIAAAAGVSARTLQIGFREFRQTTPLLYLRKIRLQAVRDELSSPENKLPVNEVALKWGFNHMGRFAAQYKAAYGEAPSNTIKTLQFH
- a CDS encoding CbtB domain-containing protein, producing the protein MTTQTNTASLSLSSILPLAFAAVLGFAIITITGHVQAQGLHDAAHDVRHATGFPCH
- a CDS encoding TadE/TadG family type IV pilus assembly protein, producing the protein MIQINLVSSSESIVITRMDDSGSGKRKSHADQVISRFRSFRSSTEGSVLPLFAITLLVLIVAGGAGVDYTNAVRTRHVLQNALDAAVLAGAAATEDQIAVAEQYFASNVAGHEGLKPSVEFTVGNDEVTGVASAAVGAWFVHLLGIEAIPVTVSAAAGAETSAVVCIYAVNQLESEGFKANGSGKIDMPDCEMHVHSKTSSATWIDSRHIDTKRLCVAGSLGGNARPWPDEFEGHCDVEDDPIAGTLPALSDELVAEESCVPWSAMPDENATDMVFKPGTYCYYPNINGHVQTVTFEPGDYVFKSGLTFSGKHVVFGAGNYVFKGANFQFNGSVQTVEMGAGVYVFSGGSQLRFDDQKITGTGITIYLADAESAVRTVQGSSKATLSAPETGPYAGILYYEAPDISKSSSFILDGELNLAGIVHLPSRNLHLNGSGKITGNDMILVINKLSLDGWISLTNSAAGSTPGSGKTRLLN
- a CDS encoding DUF1636 domain-containing protein, yielding MNRIVICRTCKNGPSGAESRVADLAQALRDNHLDHAFSIETADCMGACEQPISLALQGEGRATYLFAGLSIPDDIEDIVATGRTYLDAENGWIEDARPCGRLRFCLRARVPALMAAKPDVTGDRR
- a CDS encoding CbtA family protein; the protein is MTQRMTCVTRPDSRATEMFSRLLISGLFAGAAAGLIAALLQLYFVQPVLLHAELYETGELVHFGTAAVSAHQDVGGFDLMRDGLSVVFAMLTYTGYAFILLVGMAIAEMRGAKITARNGLIWGLAGFVTFHFAPGFTLAPEVPGVAAADVGARQIWWWATVVAAGAGLWLLAFGRNWLAWGAAAVLLLAPHVIGAPEPDAFSGPVPTEIGALFASRAFGVGMAAWMLLGCFAGFFWQREGGRIGAVQPA